In Gemmatimonadota bacterium, the DNA window CAGGCACACCGTCGCCTGCTCGTTGTCCGGTTCGGACGCCAGGACCTCCTCGAGCAACACGCGGGAATTCTCAGTGTCCCCGTCTTCAAGGCGCCGGAGCGCCTCTTCCAGCTGTCGCGCGTGGGGGCTCGGCAGGGCCTTCTTCAGCCACTGTTCGATCATGGGTTCAGGCAGCGCGCCCGTGAACTCGTCCCTTACTTCCCCGTCCACGAAGAGCTTGACGTTGGGAATCCCCTGAATGCCGTACTGCATGGCGACGTCCCGGTTGGTTTCCGTGTTCACCTTGACGAGTTTCCACCGGTCCCGGTGGCGTTCGGCGAGGGATTCGATCACGGGACCCAGCATCTTGCAGGGTCCGCACCATTCCGCCCAGAAATCGACCAGCACGGGGATGACATGGCTTCTTTCCACTACCTCTTCGTTGAAGTCCGATACCTCGTAGTTCATGGCCTTTCCTCACCGGTTTGCGGCATGCACGGCGGTGAGCCGTCTGTTGACACGAATACTGGTTGGGGTTATCTTTCGATTCGGTTTATGGGGTGGACAGGCCTTCATCCGCCGTCGCCAAAGAGTCTGCGATGGGTATCGATCACGAT includes these proteins:
- the trxA gene encoding thioredoxin; amino-acid sequence: MNYEVSDFNEEVVERSHVIPVLVDFWAEWCGPCKMLGPVIESLAERHRDRWKLVKVNTETNRDVAMQYGIQGIPNVKLFVDGEVRDEFTGALPEPMIEQWLKKALPSPHARQLEEALRRLEDGDTENSRVLLEEVLASEPDNEQATVCLARTYLNEDPGRCLDLLKPIEPGSEFHDSAAVLQTIAGLFLYLDAPERLEEDPVKPVYCQAIEHLRREEYDLALQRFIAVLEKNRDYDDEGARRSCVAIFGMLGEGHPTTRQYRRAFSNALYA